One genomic window of Micromonospora sp. WMMD1128 includes the following:
- a CDS encoding PucR family transcriptional regulator translates to MNRGSPSGAVVTQGSVSPVFPTVREVLALEPVRHGAPRLVAGDAGLDRPVRWVHVAEVPDIATLLGGGELVLTTGIGLPADDAGLRAFIGDLAGVGVSGLVVELGRRYVSGVPRVMAAAAERRGLPLIELRHGTPFVRITEAVHALIVDAQLTELRATEEIHQRFTELSVEGAEPAEVLRQAAELAGCPVVLENLSRQVLAYDPAGENAELLLDGWEQHSRRIRPAGRTAYDPDSGWLVTTVGARGQDWGRLLLRWPAAEAAPPTRLTILIERAASTLALGRLIRRDAEGLERQIHRTLLTALIDHSRPVDEVALRAKALGVTLDRRHLVGVVVRHRSDDPAGDAAAPGADTGPEAGPARLRDLAEAVGQAVREAKLTALTSAVDDQAVGALLALPDPAAEEKSLAAFTTALRRVRLDAAPVRPPAPHPARPVDGVVRGAAGSGRPVDGAVRGAGRPVDGAVRGAGRLVDAPVRGAGRPVDAPVRGAARPVDVPARPAIVVAAGSGVGSLREARRSLVEARQIAEAARRDPRDLPCFRLPHVGLAGLLHLLRDEPRLQTFVERELGPLLAYDAQHPREQLLDALRAYLEQGRNKSAAASAAHLSRPAFYERLARIGRILDADLDSVDQCLSLHVALLALDAVRPI, encoded by the coding sequence CTGAACCGGGGCAGCCCGTCCGGCGCCGTTGTGACGCAGGGTAGCGTGTCGCCCGTGTTCCCTACCGTGCGTGAGGTGCTCGCCCTGGAGCCGGTACGGCACGGCGCGCCGCGCCTCGTCGCCGGCGACGCCGGGCTGGACCGCCCGGTGCGCTGGGTGCACGTGGCCGAGGTGCCAGACATCGCCACCCTGCTCGGCGGCGGGGAACTGGTGCTGACCACCGGGATCGGGCTGCCCGCCGACGACGCCGGCCTGCGCGCGTTCATCGGCGACCTGGCCGGCGTCGGCGTCTCCGGGCTGGTCGTCGAGCTGGGCCGCCGCTACGTCAGCGGGGTGCCCCGGGTGATGGCCGCCGCCGCCGAACGGCGCGGACTGCCCCTGATCGAGCTGCGTCACGGCACGCCGTTCGTCCGGATCACCGAGGCGGTGCACGCGCTGATCGTGGACGCCCAGCTCACCGAACTGCGCGCCACCGAGGAGATCCACCAGCGGTTCACCGAGCTGTCCGTGGAGGGTGCCGAACCGGCCGAGGTGCTGCGCCAGGCAGCCGAACTGGCCGGCTGCCCGGTGGTGCTGGAGAACCTGTCCCGGCAGGTGCTCGCGTACGACCCGGCGGGGGAGAACGCGGAACTGCTGCTGGACGGCTGGGAACAGCACTCCCGGCGGATCCGCCCCGCCGGGCGCACCGCGTACGACCCGGACAGCGGCTGGCTGGTCACCACCGTCGGCGCGCGCGGGCAGGACTGGGGGCGGCTGCTGCTGCGCTGGCCGGCGGCCGAGGCCGCCCCGCCCACCCGGCTCACCATCCTGATCGAACGGGCCGCCTCCACGCTCGCCCTGGGCCGGCTGATCCGCCGCGACGCCGAGGGCCTGGAACGGCAGATCCACCGCACGCTGCTGACCGCGCTCATCGACCACTCCCGCCCGGTGGACGAGGTGGCGCTGCGCGCCAAGGCGCTCGGCGTCACCCTGGACCGCCGGCACCTGGTCGGCGTGGTGGTCCGGCACCGCAGCGACGACCCGGCCGGCGACGCCGCCGCGCCGGGCGCCGACACCGGCCCGGAGGCCGGCCCGGCCCGGCTGCGCGACCTCGCCGAGGCCGTCGGCCAGGCCGTGCGGGAGGCCAAGCTCACGGCGCTGACCAGCGCCGTCGACGACCAGGCCGTGGGCGCGCTGCTGGCGCTGCCCGACCCGGCCGCCGAGGAGAAGTCGCTCGCCGCGTTCACCACGGCGTTGCGTCGGGTACGCCTCGACGCCGCCCCGGTCCGCCCGCCCGCTCCCCACCCGGCGCGTCCGGTCGACGGGGTTGTTCGCGGTGCGGCTGGTTCGGGGCGTCCGGTCGACGGGGCTGTTCGTGGTGCGGGGCGTCCGGTCGACGGGGCTGTTCGTGGTGCGGGGCGTCTGGTCGACGCTCCTGTTCGTGGTGCGGGGCGTCCGGTCGACGCTCCTGTTCGTGGTGCGGCGCGTCCGGTCGACGTTCCGGCCCGACCGGCGATCGTCGTCGCGGCCGGCTCCGGGGTGGGCAGCCTGCGGGAGGCGCGCCGGTCACTTGTCGAGGCGCGGCAGATCGCCGAGGCGGCCCGGCGGGACCCGCGGGACCTGCCCTGCTTCCGGCTGCCGCACGTCGGGCTGGCCGGACTGCTGCACCTGCTGCGCGACGAGCCCCGGCTGCAGACGTTCGTCGAGCGGGAACTCGGTCCGCTGCTCGCCTACGACGCCCAGCACCCCCGCGAGCAGCTCCTCGACGCCCTACGGGCATACCTGGAGCAGGGGCGGAACAAGTCGGCGGCGGCATCGGCGGCGCACCTGTCCCGCCCCGCCTTCTACGAGCGGCTGGCGCGCATCGGCCGCATCCTCGACGCCGATCTCGACTCGGTCGACCAGTGCCTCTCCCTGCACGTGGCCCTGCTGGCCCTGGACGCCGTCCGCCCCATCTGA
- a CDS encoding transposase, which yields MGRFTAFRFTADPSPSQVAVLVRHTGAARFAFNQCLALVKDALDAKHRGGSVVVPWSGFDLINAFNSWKVSAQAGRRLVVDSAGSAEITATGLSWRAQVCQQVCEEAAVDLGRALAAWADSRWGKRPGRRVGFPTFKRKSRTQPSFRIRCKTKAGRVSIRVGDPTAGTRSICLPRIGALRVREDTRRLRRMIRMGRAHTRYATVSCRSGRWTVTVTVEAADLHPARQHPPRPDADGSGWVGIDRGLTALVVAADTTGRQRLRVTDPPRPLRTALPRLRRLSRQVTSKRRGSRNRAEAVTRLARAHHRVAHVRRHFLHKVANQLVKTHDRLALEDLYTAGLLRNRRLAAAISDAGWAELARIIGYKQRWRGGQVIRAPRGYPSTRMCSACRIIGPALPLSVRVFRCDECGHTADRDVNAAVNLAVWAEQRHAQTRDPEARGPVTNASRGTGSGQRPSAGATSPDDGVTPPPRTPVTQGRPRRAVSHEPTDF from the coding sequence GTGGGGAGGTTTACCGCGTTCCGGTTCACAGCTGACCCGTCACCGTCGCAGGTGGCGGTGTTGGTCCGTCACACGGGGGCGGCTCGGTTCGCGTTCAACCAGTGCCTGGCTCTGGTGAAGGACGCCCTGGATGCCAAACACCGGGGCGGGTCGGTGGTGGTGCCGTGGTCGGGTTTCGACCTGATCAACGCGTTCAACTCGTGGAAGGTCTCGGCACAGGCGGGCCGCCGCTTAGTAGTCGACTCGGCCGGTTCGGCCGAGATCACGGCGACGGGATTGTCGTGGCGTGCCCAGGTGTGTCAGCAGGTGTGTGAGGAAGCCGCTGTCGACCTGGGCCGCGCCCTTGCCGCCTGGGCCGACTCGCGATGGGGAAAGCGGCCAGGTCGCCGGGTGGGGTTCCCGACATTCAAACGCAAGAGCCGCACCCAGCCGTCGTTCCGGATCCGCTGCAAGACCAAGGCGGGTCGGGTGAGCATCCGAGTGGGGGATCCGACGGCGGGCACTCGGAGTATCTGTCTGCCGAGGATCGGAGCCCTGAGGGTACGGGAGGACACGCGCCGACTACGGCGGATGATTCGCATGGGCCGAGCCCACACCCGGTATGCCACCGTCTCCTGCCGGTCCGGCCGATGGACCGTCACCGTGACAGTGGAGGCGGCCGACCTGCATCCCGCCCGGCAGCACCCGCCACGCCCCGACGCTGACGGTAGTGGTTGGGTAGGCATCGACCGCGGCCTCACTGCCCTCGTGGTGGCCGCCGACACCACCGGCCGACAGCGGCTGCGCGTCACTGATCCACCGCGCCCGCTGCGGACCGCCCTGCCTCGGCTACGCCGACTGTCCCGCCAGGTCACCAGCAAACGGCGAGGCTCCCGCAATCGGGCCGAGGCTGTCACCCGGCTCGCTCGTGCCCACCATCGTGTCGCGCATGTACGTCGTCACTTTCTGCACAAGGTCGCCAACCAGCTGGTCAAGACCCACGACCGGCTGGCTCTGGAAGATCTGTATACCGCCGGTCTGCTGCGCAACCGGCGTCTGGCCGCCGCCATCTCCGATGCGGGTTGGGCTGAACTGGCCCGCATCATCGGCTACAAACAACGTTGGCGGGGCGGGCAGGTCATCCGGGCACCCCGCGGGTACCCGTCCACAAGAATGTGCAGTGCCTGCCGCATCATCGGCCCCGCCCTACCCCTGTCCGTACGCGTCTTCCGCTGCGACGAATGCGGGCATACGGCGGACCGGGACGTCAACGCAGCGGTCAACCTCGCCGTCTGGGCCGAGCAACGCCACGCCCAGACCCGGGACCCCGAAGCACGAGGCCCGGTCACCAACGCCTCCCGAGGGACCGGCTCTGGCCAGCGCCCAAGCGCCGGTGCAACCAGTCCTGACGACGGAGTAACCCCACCGCCACGGACACCCGTGACGCAGGGACGCCCGAGAAGGGCGGTGTCTCATGAACCAACGGACTTTTGA
- the murD gene encoding UDP-N-acetylmuramoyl-L-alanine--D-glutamate ligase — translation MRLSDLRGRHVAVWGAGREGRAAVVAIAAHAPAGLVAVDDSANFLTLPWEGPLAAAAPLVTGEEGFERLAAADVVVRSPGVPNTHPWMGELRRRSVPVTQGSALWMADHADRTVGVTGSKGKSTTSSLISHLLTAMDRPNVFGGNIGVPLLDLPEAELYVLELSSYQCADLTDSPRVAVVTALFPEHLDAHGGEREYYRDKLNLVAHGPRTVVVNGADPRLAVELGDRAAVRAGAPDTTHVATGPDGTPWFHMRDAPLFPRAVLPLVGRHNEGNLCVALAVLDALGVDVVARRDSLAVAVAEFQGLAHRLTEIPDPSGLTFVDDTLATSPYAAMHAIDAYEGRPLTVIVGGTDRGLDYAPLREHLAEREITVIGIPDSGPRIVAALAGLPAVRTEVAEDLVAAVGLARKLTPAGGVVLLSPAAPSYGRFRNFEHRSEVFAQAVADTAR, via the coding sequence GTGCGCCTGTCTGATCTGCGCGGACGTCATGTCGCCGTCTGGGGCGCCGGCCGTGAGGGCCGGGCCGCGGTGGTCGCGATCGCCGCGCACGCCCCGGCGGGTCTGGTCGCCGTCGACGACAGCGCGAACTTCCTCACCCTGCCCTGGGAGGGTCCGCTCGCCGCGGCGGCGCCGCTGGTGACCGGCGAGGAGGGCTTCGAGCGGCTGGCCGCCGCCGACGTGGTGGTCCGCTCGCCGGGGGTGCCGAACACCCACCCGTGGATGGGCGAGCTGCGCCGCCGGTCCGTCCCCGTGACCCAGGGCAGCGCGCTCTGGATGGCCGACCACGCCGACCGGACCGTCGGGGTGACCGGCAGCAAGGGCAAGAGCACCACGTCCAGCCTGATCAGTCACCTGCTCACCGCGATGGACCGGCCGAACGTGTTCGGCGGCAACATCGGGGTGCCGCTGCTCGACCTGCCCGAGGCCGAGCTGTACGTGCTGGAGCTGTCCAGCTACCAGTGCGCCGACCTGACCGACTCGCCCCGGGTGGCGGTGGTGACCGCGCTCTTCCCCGAGCACCTGGACGCGCACGGCGGCGAACGGGAGTACTACCGGGACAAGCTCAACCTGGTCGCGCACGGCCCGCGCACCGTGGTGGTCAACGGCGCCGACCCGCGGCTGGCCGTGGAGCTGGGCGACCGGGCCGCGGTCCGGGCCGGCGCACCGGACACCACCCACGTGGCCACCGGCCCGGACGGCACGCCGTGGTTCCACATGCGCGACGCCCCGCTCTTCCCGCGCGCGGTGCTGCCGCTCGTCGGCCGGCACAACGAGGGCAACCTGTGCGTCGCGCTTGCCGTGCTGGACGCGCTGGGCGTGGACGTGGTCGCGCGGCGGGACAGCCTGGCCGTGGCGGTCGCCGAGTTCCAGGGGCTGGCCCACCGGCTCACCGAGATCCCCGACCCGTCCGGGCTCACCTTCGTCGACGACACGCTCGCGACCAGCCCGTACGCGGCCATGCACGCGATCGACGCGTACGAGGGGCGGCCGTTGACCGTGATCGTCGGCGGCACCGACCGGGGGCTCGACTACGCGCCGTTGCGGGAGCACCTCGCCGAGCGGGAGATCACCGTGATCGGCATCCCGGACAGCGGCCCCCGCATCGTGGCGGCGCTGGCCGGGTTGCCGGCGGTGCGCACCGAGGTGGCCGAGGACCTGGTCGCCGCCGTCGGGCTGGCGCGCAAGCTCACCCCGGCCGGCGGGGTGGTGCTGCTGTCCCCGGCCGCGCCGAGCTACGGCCGGTTCCGCAACTTCGAGCACCGCTCGGAGGTGTTCGCCCAGGCGGTGGCCGACACCGCCCGCTGA
- a CDS encoding DUF6114 domain-containing protein codes for MTAGAHAAPAARARWRHWRRARPFTAGVLVALGGVEMLVTLRAPLGVLLHAGPQGLAAYLVPAVLVLCGVLLVATPQQRVFYALLSLLLGLASWLTSNLGGFLIGMLLALVGGALAFAWTPDKRPAPAPAAPEPADDALPAG; via the coding sequence ATGACCGCCGGAGCACACGCGGCGCCGGCCGCCCGGGCACGGTGGCGCCACTGGCGGCGGGCCCGGCCGTTCACCGCCGGGGTGCTCGTCGCGCTCGGCGGCGTCGAGATGCTCGTGACCCTGCGCGCGCCGCTCGGGGTGCTGCTGCACGCCGGACCGCAGGGACTGGCCGCGTACCTGGTGCCGGCCGTCCTCGTACTCTGCGGGGTGCTGCTCGTCGCCACCCCGCAGCAACGGGTCTTCTACGCGCTGCTGTCCCTGCTACTCGGGTTGGCCTCCTGGCTCACCTCGAACCTGGGCGGCTTCCTGATCGGCATGCTGCTGGCGCTTGTCGGCGGCGCGCTCGCGTTCGCCTGGACCCCGGACAAACGACCGGCGCCCGCGCCCGCGGCACCGGAACCCGCCGACGACGCGCTGCCCGCCGGGTGA
- a CDS encoding DUF6230 family protein — MSEQTAPIESGQPSSGVRWRRFAVTLGTVAAGAAGMVVLTAQGVLGAQFAISGMPFTVTADKLEGTGFEQFATLDQMIPDSPNQGDTGGQVVVIVSAIDKAELTNLCQSISLGGINLRITAGGSGKPVTARTLVVDGDEVAGNASFKNINVGQDASTVDQVPGVKGNPGVFAQQADTVTITNLRQNNYATTAAVFTLPNLHMGFSSDGC; from the coding sequence ATGTCGGAGCAGACCGCACCGATCGAGTCCGGCCAACCGAGCAGCGGCGTACGCTGGCGCCGGTTCGCCGTCACCCTCGGCACCGTCGCGGCCGGCGCGGCCGGCATGGTCGTGCTCACCGCCCAGGGCGTGCTCGGCGCGCAGTTCGCCATCTCCGGCATGCCGTTCACCGTCACCGCCGACAAACTCGAAGGCACCGGGTTCGAGCAGTTCGCCACGCTCGACCAGATGATCCCGGACAGCCCCAACCAGGGCGACACCGGCGGTCAGGTGGTGGTGATCGTGTCGGCCATCGACAAGGCCGAGCTGACCAATCTCTGCCAGAGCATCAGCCTCGGCGGGATCAACCTACGGATCACCGCCGGCGGCTCCGGCAAGCCGGTCACCGCCCGCACGCTCGTCGTCGACGGCGACGAGGTGGCCGGCAACGCCTCGTTCAAGAACATCAACGTCGGGCAGGACGCCAGCACGGTCGACCAGGTCCCCGGCGTCAAGGGCAATCCCGGAGTCTTCGCCCAACAGGCCGACACGGTGACCATCACCAACCTGCGGCAGAACAACTACGCCACCACCGCCGCCGTGTTCACGCTGCCCAACCTGCACATGGGCTTCAGCTCCGACGGGTGCTGA
- a CDS encoding TetR/AcrR family transcriptional regulator: MTIQSPPPPAPLPGARHGRDPDRAIKRGPRRVPAEEVAATQRDRLFDGLVREVAARGYDNARVSDICHAAGVTRPAFYALFSGKQDAFLAAYRHGIAVVSQLMESAYAEAGPAWPEAARAALRTLLDVLASVPAFARMALVEVDAAGPDARRERDALAHSFGWFFAGADPGPAVPGVDRDVLASTVVGGIYATVRARVAQGRAEELPLLLPVLTYAAVAPFLGPEDARRATRPDHPDDGPTTVAPCAP; encoded by the coding sequence TTGACCATCCAGAGCCCGCCCCCGCCGGCCCCCCTGCCCGGCGCGCGGCACGGCCGCGATCCCGACCGGGCGATCAAGCGCGGGCCGCGACGCGTGCCGGCCGAGGAGGTGGCGGCGACCCAGCGCGACCGCCTCTTCGACGGGTTGGTGCGGGAAGTCGCCGCCCGGGGGTACGACAACGCCCGGGTCAGCGACATCTGCCACGCCGCCGGGGTTACCAGGCCGGCCTTCTACGCCCTGTTCAGCGGCAAGCAGGACGCGTTCCTCGCCGCGTACCGGCACGGCATCGCCGTGGTCTCGCAGTTGATGGAGTCCGCCTACGCCGAGGCCGGACCGGCCTGGCCGGAGGCCGCCCGCGCGGCGCTGCGTACCCTGCTCGACGTGCTGGCGAGCGTGCCCGCCTTCGCCCGGATGGCGCTTGTCGAGGTGGACGCGGCCGGTCCGGACGCGCGCCGGGAGCGGGACGCGCTGGCGCACAGCTTCGGTTGGTTCTTCGCCGGCGCCGACCCGGGGCCGGCGGTGCCCGGGGTGGACCGCGACGTGCTGGCATCCACGGTGGTCGGCGGCATCTACGCGACGGTCCGCGCCCGGGTGGCGCAGGGGCGGGCCGAGGAGTTGCCGCTGCTGCTGCCGGTCCTCACGTACGCGGCCGTCGCGCCCTTCCTCGGCCCCGAGGACGCGCGCCGGGCCACCCGGCCGGACCATCCGGACGACGGACCGACCACCGTGGCTCCCTGCGCACCCTGA
- a CDS encoding Tat pathway signal sequence domain protein, with protein MPRYGRIGAGLAALALLTGLVGAAPATAAPATALASAVLTYPAPGGTAVSVGDVIQASLKSGTNATFYSSASGSTGVKCAASSFTAKVLTNPTASGTATESLTAQTFTSCTTNVFGTTGVQSVTVNNLPYTTSVTSAGVVTISGTAAAPIQSTVVLNSLLGAITCVYRTSANKLTGVAANATNSIAFTNQTLTKFSGPSLCFGTAYFTATYSPVKDTSKTGSPGVYVN; from the coding sequence ATGCCCAGGTACGGACGAATCGGCGCGGGCCTCGCCGCGCTGGCGCTGCTGACCGGACTGGTCGGCGCCGCCCCCGCCACCGCCGCCCCCGCCACCGCACTCGCCAGCGCCGTGCTGACCTATCCCGCCCCCGGCGGCACCGCCGTCTCGGTGGGCGACGTCATCCAGGCCAGCCTGAAGAGCGGCACCAACGCCACCTTCTACTCCTCGGCCAGCGGCAGCACGGGCGTCAAGTGCGCCGCGTCCAGCTTCACCGCGAAGGTGCTGACCAACCCGACCGCGTCCGGCACCGCCACCGAGAGCCTCACCGCGCAGACGTTCACCAGTTGCACCACGAACGTCTTCGGCACCACCGGTGTGCAGAGCGTGACCGTCAACAACCTGCCGTACACCACCTCGGTCACCAGCGCCGGCGTGGTCACCATCTCGGGCACGGCGGCTGCGCCGATCCAGAGCACCGTCGTGCTGAACTCGCTGCTCGGTGCGATCACCTGCGTCTACCGGACCAGCGCGAACAAGCTCACCGGTGTGGCGGCCAACGCCACCAACTCGATCGCCTTCACCAACCAGACCCTGACCAAGTTCTCCGGCCCGTCGCTCTGCTTCGGCACCGCCTACTTCACCGCCACCTACTCGCCGGTGAAGGACACCAGCAAGACCGGCAGCCCGGGCGTCTACGTCAACTGA
- a CDS encoding glyoxalase superfamily protein: protein MSVTRVQIVSVPVRDQDRARDFYVDVLGLDLVRDNPMGPGGRWVQVAPKGAATTLTLVTWFDSMPPGSLRGLVLETDDLDADVTRLGERGLTFAEDGVQVAPWGRYVTFADPEGNGIVLQETRV, encoded by the coding sequence ATGTCCGTCACCCGTGTGCAGATCGTTTCCGTGCCCGTCCGCGACCAGGACCGGGCCCGCGACTTCTACGTCGACGTCCTCGGCCTCGACCTGGTCCGGGACAACCCGATGGGGCCCGGTGGCCGCTGGGTCCAGGTGGCCCCGAAGGGTGCCGCGACCACGCTGACGCTCGTCACCTGGTTCGACAGCATGCCGCCCGGTTCCCTGCGCGGCCTGGTGCTGGAGACCGACGACCTCGACGCCGACGTCACCCGGCTGGGCGAGCGGGGCCTGACGTTCGCCGAGGACGGCGTCCAGGTCGCGCCCTGGGGCCGCTACGTCACGTTCGCCGACCCGGAGGGCAACGGCATCGTGCTCCAGGAGACCCGTGTCTGA
- a CDS encoding metalloregulator ArsR/SmtB family transcription factor, producing MSESDVFAALANPTRRELLRLLREEGEQPVQRLADRFDMRRPSLSEHLRVLKEAGLVTEQPVGRQRFYALRPEPLREVADWLTPYERFWRSRLAGLREVLDGMPDG from the coding sequence GTGTCTGAGTCGGACGTGTTCGCGGCCCTCGCCAACCCCACCCGGCGGGAACTGCTGCGGCTGCTCCGCGAGGAGGGGGAGCAGCCGGTGCAGCGCCTCGCCGACCGCTTCGACATGCGCCGCCCCAGCCTGTCCGAGCACCTGCGGGTGCTCAAGGAGGCCGGGCTGGTCACCGAGCAGCCGGTCGGCCGGCAGCGCTTCTACGCGCTGCGCCCCGAGCCGCTGCGCGAGGTGGCCGACTGGCTCACCCCGTACGAGCGGTTCTGGCGGTCCCGCCTGGCGGGCCTGCGCGAGGTGTTGGACGGGATGCCGGATGGCTGA
- a CDS encoding SRPBCC domain-containing protein has protein sequence MAEPTRIAVDQFLPHPPAKVWRALTDSDLIARWLMPNDFRPARGHRFTLRTVPRPGQGFDGTVHCEVLELDEPHRMRWAWRGGPLDTVVTWTLAPEGRGTRLFLEHAGFDPDDPLQRRTFTLLDGGWRTTVWTRLADTLAALP, from the coding sequence ATGGCTGAGCCGACCCGCATCGCGGTGGACCAGTTCCTGCCCCATCCGCCGGCCAAGGTCTGGCGCGCGCTGACCGATTCTGATCTGATCGCCCGCTGGCTCATGCCGAACGACTTCCGGCCGGCCCGGGGGCACCGGTTCACCCTGCGGACCGTCCCGCGCCCCGGGCAGGGTTTCGACGGCACGGTCCACTGCGAGGTGCTGGAACTCGACGAGCCACACCGGATGCGGTGGGCCTGGCGCGGCGGCCCGCTCGACACGGTGGTCACCTGGACCCTGGCACCGGAGGGCCGGGGCACCCGCCTGTTCCTGGAACACGCCGGCTTCGACCCGGACGACCCGCTCCAGCGGCGGACGTTCACGCTGCTGGACGGCGGCTGGCGCACCACGGTCTGGACCCGTCTCGCCGACACGCTGGCCGCCCTGCCCTGA
- a CDS encoding BadF/BadG/BcrA/BcrD ATPase family protein, with the protein MSDTVVVGLDVGGTSTRATALSLDGVRLGTGRAGGGNPTSHGAEPAAAELLSALRAALTDIDPTRVRAGVIGLAGAGRLLADPTGRAAFDRAWTDAGLRCPYTVHGDALVAYASGTAAPDGTVLIAGTGAIAAQVRGLRLDRTADGHGWLLGDAGSGFWLGREAVRRLLTDLDRADPPGELARRVLTELTGSSEVAARPRATVDAVVQAVTRRPPVELARLAPLVVSAAREGEPTGSALIAEAAELLAESVSRIRPAGASDPVVLGGGLLTGDTPLAAAVRAELSRRWPGAPLHGAGDGAAAAAWLAARDLPEVSDPAVLHARLVPPPA; encoded by the coding sequence ATGTCGGACACCGTCGTGGTCGGCCTCGACGTCGGGGGTACGTCCACCCGCGCCACCGCCCTGAGCCTCGACGGCGTACGCCTGGGCACCGGCCGCGCGGGCGGCGGCAACCCGACCAGTCACGGCGCCGAGCCGGCCGCCGCCGAGCTGCTCTCCGCCCTGCGCGCGGCGCTCACCGACATCGACCCGACCCGGGTACGCGCCGGCGTGATCGGCCTCGCCGGCGCCGGCCGCCTCCTCGCCGACCCGACCGGCCGCGCCGCCTTCGACCGGGCGTGGACCGACGCGGGGCTGCGGTGCCCGTACACGGTGCACGGCGACGCCCTGGTCGCCTACGCCTCCGGCACCGCCGCCCCGGACGGCACGGTGCTCATCGCCGGCACCGGCGCGATCGCCGCCCAGGTGCGCGGGCTGCGCCTGGACCGCACCGCGGACGGTCACGGCTGGCTGCTCGGCGACGCGGGCTCCGGGTTCTGGCTCGGTCGGGAGGCGGTCCGCCGGCTGCTGACCGACCTGGACCGCGCCGACCCGCCGGGCGAACTCGCCCGCCGCGTCCTGACGGAGCTGACCGGCAGCAGCGAGGTGGCCGCCCGACCCAGGGCCACAGTCGACGCCGTGGTGCAGGCGGTGACCCGACGCCCACCGGTGGAGCTGGCCCGACTCGCGCCGCTTGTCGTCTCGGCGGCCCGCGAGGGTGAGCCGACCGGCAGCGCCCTGATCGCGGAGGCCGCCGAGCTGCTGGCGGAGAGCGTCTCCCGGATCCGCCCCGCCGGTGCGTCCGACCCCGTGGTGCTCGGCGGTGGCCTGCTCACCGGCGATACCCCGCTCGCCGCCGCGGTCCGCGCCGAACTGTCCCGCCGCTGGCCGGGAGCACCGCTGCACGGCGCTGGGGACGGCGCCGCCGCCGCGGCCTGGCTCGCCGCCCGCGACCTACCCGAGGTGTCCGACCCGGCCGTGCTGCACGCCCGGCTCGTCCCGCCGCCGGCGTGA
- a CDS encoding MurR/RpiR family transcriptional regulator: MAEHEVETSAGTAVVDAAPADRRGVDGVLARVRAGAAELTGALRRVAEHVLSDPEAAARATIVELAERSGTSPATITRFCRAMGFEGYADLRLGIAAETGRARSAGWTVDIGREIQPGDPLSRVLDQIMAADTRAMHDTAALLDLAEVERAAVAIAGANRVNIFGASGSALVGEEMQFSLHRIGVAAWAWSDVHEGLASAALLSAGDVALGISHTGQTRETIELLAEAGSRGATTVALTGFPRSPLAELADIVLVTASQATTFRPDALSARHPQLVVLDLLYIAVAQRTHDRAHAAFRRTAQAVDGHKAAKGALS; the protein is encoded by the coding sequence ATGGCCGAGCACGAGGTCGAGACTTCCGCGGGAACCGCGGTGGTCGACGCCGCTCCGGCCGACCGGCGGGGCGTCGACGGGGTGCTGGCCAGGGTCCGGGCCGGCGCGGCGGAGCTGACGGGAGCCCTGCGCCGGGTCGCTGAGCACGTGCTCAGCGACCCGGAGGCAGCGGCGCGCGCGACGATCGTCGAGCTGGCCGAGCGCAGCGGCACCTCGCCGGCGACCATCACCCGGTTCTGCCGGGCGATGGGCTTCGAGGGGTACGCCGACCTGCGCCTCGGCATCGCCGCCGAAACCGGCCGGGCCCGCTCCGCCGGCTGGACCGTCGACATCGGCCGCGAGATCCAACCGGGCGACCCGCTCTCCCGGGTGCTCGACCAGATCATGGCCGCGGACACCCGGGCCATGCACGACACCGCCGCGCTGCTCGACCTGGCCGAGGTGGAACGCGCCGCGGTCGCCATCGCCGGGGCGAACCGGGTGAACATCTTCGGCGCCAGCGGCAGCGCCCTGGTCGGCGAGGAGATGCAGTTCAGCCTGCACCGCATCGGGGTGGCCGCCTGGGCGTGGAGCGACGTGCACGAGGGCCTGGCCAGCGCCGCGCTGCTGAGCGCCGGCGACGTCGCGCTCGGCATCTCACACACCGGTCAGACCCGGGAGACCATCGAGCTGCTCGCCGAGGCGGGCAGCCGCGGGGCCACCACCGTCGCGTTGACCGGCTTCCCCCGTTCGCCGCTCGCCGAGCTGGCCGACATCGTCCTGGTCACCGCCAGCCAGGCCACCACCTTCCGGCCGGATGCGCTCTCCGCCCGGCATCCCCAGCTCGTCGTACTCGACCTGCTCTACATCGCGGTGGCGCAGCGCACCCACGACCGCGCCCACGCGGCCTTCCGGCGTACCGCCCAGGCCGTGGACGGGCACAAGGCCGCGAAGGGGGCCCTCTCATGA